Genomic DNA from Candidatus Sulfurimonas marisnigri:
TAGAATCATAAAGCACCTTTTAAATATGTATTTGGAGCGACTTCTGCTAAGGTTATCTCTTTTTTTATTGAAGCTTTAAAACCAAAATCCTCTATGTATTTTATGATGGCATTTTCCATTGTTAGTCCAGCTTTTAAGACCTCTGGAGTCATAGTAAAAGTGCTGTTTTCTCCAATAACAAAAGGGATGACACCTACTATTTTTGTAGGTGGCAAATCTCCCATCATCTCAATCATCTGAAGAGTTTGAAGCATTTCTACTTCATGTGCACTACCATTCCATGTAATGCACTCTGGCACATCATTAAAATCAAACAAGAACACATCACCTATTTCGCCATCAATTGAACTAACGCAATCAATAAGTAAAACATGGTCGTAATCAGTAATAATAGGTATCAGCCTTTGAGCTAATGTACCGCCATCTAAAATTTCTACACTGTGCTCATCAGACTCAAATTGATATTTTTCATCAATTAGATTTGCTAAATGTGGACCAATGCCCTCATCACCAAATAAAATATTCCCAATACCAAGAACTAAAATTTTCAAATATAAATCCTTATTGTACTAATGCTTATTCTTTCTTATCCATCTATACCCACTAAATATAGAATCAACAGTGCCTTCTTTTCCATTAACTGCATTAAATACAACCATATACACATGTCCAACTATAAATAAAATAATCCCCCACATTAGAACATGGTGTAACTCTCTTACTGCAGCAAGACCACCTAGCATAACTTCTAAGTTTCTCATTGGATCATATAGTAATCCACCAATAAATTCATGATAACTATGAACATAAAGGACAAGTCCTGTTATTATCAGTCCACTTATTGCGAAATAAAAGGCAACATAAGCTAAAAGCTGAATAACATTATATGCTCCACTTAGTTTTGGGTGCTTAGACAAAAGTAAATAGTACCCTATCTGATTCATCCAATTTTCTAAATTCATCACATCTTTAAAAGAATTGATTTCAACTTTATCCTTTACAGAAAAGAAGAAATAATATGTCTTTCCTATAAACATAGAGATCATTATAAAGCCAAAGATTTCATGCCATGTTCTAAACACTGCATTTGTAAAAATTGTTGGCTCTGCACTTATTTCTGGTGTCAAAAATGGTGATGCCAGATAAAATCCGGTTATCATTAACGCTACAATACTTACTACTCTAATCCAGTGATGCCATCTATAAAAGGCAGTAAATTCAAGTTCTCTCTCTATTTCTTGTTCTACTATTTTAGAAGAATCTTCTTCTATTTTAACAGTTGTATCCATTACTTACTCCTTTTATACGCTACATCCAGCATAGAGTGGATCTAATTTGTATTCACTTAATGTTTTCCCTTTTGTGTCCATTACATGTACTGCACATGCTATACAAGGATCGTAAGAGTGAATAATTCTAATAATCTCTAATGGTTGCGTTAAGTCGGCAATTTTAAGACCTATTAAATCAGCTTCGTATGGTCCTTTTGCACCTTTAGAGTCCATCGGTCCAGCATTCCAAGTAGAAGGAACTACAGCTTGATAATTTTCAATTACACCATTTTTAATTCTAACCCAGTGACTTAACATTCCTCTAGGAACTTCACCGATGCCTCTACCTTTGTACTCTTTATTTTTATCAATAGTATAAGTAGCACAAGTTTCTTGATCAACTTTAAGGTTTTCAATTAGATTATTAAAAGCAATAAGAGCATTGTCTGCAACAAGTTTAGCCTGAAGCATACGCGCTGCTGTTCTTCCCAAAGTTGAAAATAGTGCAGCTGCTGGAACACCTGTTTGTGCAAGAAAATCACCTACTACTTTTACTACTTTTTTATTGCCACTTGCATAACCAACTAATATAGATGCTAATGGTCCAACTTCCATTGGATTACCATTATATCTTGGTGATTTAATCCAACTGTATTTTTCGTTTTGGTTAATCAATTTAGAATCAACCATTTTTCCATCTGGTCCAACACTGCTTCCATCTACATAACCAGTATAGTTTGGATTTGTTGTTCCATCATACGGATGTTGTGGTGCATCATCTTTATACCAAGAGTGAGTAGCTTCTTCTGTAATCATATCTTCATCAATTTCAAGAACCTTACTAAGGTCTCCATTCATAATTACACCACTATTAAATAGATGCTCATTTCTTCCAATGATAAACTCTTCATGTGCCATAAAGTTCTTAACACCCATAGGCTTCATAACCGATGGCTCTGTTTTATACATCTCTGCCGCCATAATAATATCAGGATAATAAGCATTGTTAATAAAATCAGCCATAGCTTGAAATTTAACCATGTATTCACCCATTTTTGCTGGGTTAAGAATATCCATAACACATGTAACACCACCAACAACTAAACTTTGTGGGTGTGGTTGCTTAGCACCAAAGATAGCCATAAGTTGAGCTGCAGTTCTTTGCATCTCTAGGGCTTTTAAATAGTGAGAAAGTGCAATAAGATTTTGTTCTGGAGTAAATCGGTATGTTCCATGCCCCCAATATGCGTTAGCAAATGGCCCAAGTCCTTGAGGATTTTTAGCAAATTTACCTATTTTTTCTTGTACTTTTTTTAGCTCATTTTCACCAGTTCCAATTGGGTTATTTGTATATTTAAATGCTAACTTACTTGCTTTTGCAGGATCTGCACTGAGTGCTGATACAATATCAACCCAATCAACACCATGTAAATGGTAGAAATGAACAGGATGGTCATGCATAAATAGAGCGGCATTCATTAATGTCCTTACAAGTTCTGCATTATAAGGAACTTTAATATCTAGTGCATCTTCTATTGCCATTGTACTTTTTAAATAATGTGAATAGGTACATACCCCACAAATTCTTTGCATCATTAACGGTATATTTCTAGGGTCACGACCCTTAGCTATTACCTCAAGACCTCTCCATAAAGTTGAAGATACAAATGCATCCTGAACTACTCCATCATCGCCAACGATAACTTCAGCTCTTAAATGTCCTTCAATTCTTGTTATTGGGTCTACAATTACTCTTTTTGCCATATCAAACTCCTCAACTATTCTTTTGGTTTTTTAATTAATGATATTGCCGCATGCGCTGCTATACCGACTGCTGTAACTGTAAGAATTCCCACACCAATTTTATCTGCTGTAGCATCTGAACCTAATCCACCAAATACTGTGTGATAAAGTCTATTGCCTAATGGTTCATGTACAATTCCCATTTTATCCCAAAAGTCAGGTTCACTACAGCCCATACAACCATGTCCAGCCTGAACAGGCCAAGATGTACCTTGATTAAATCTTTGCTTTGAGCAGTTATTAAACGTATATGGTCCTTTACATCCCACTTTATAAAGACAATAACCATTTTTTGCACCATCATCACCAAATTGTTCTACGAACTCACCAGCATCA
This window encodes:
- a CDS encoding HyaD/HybD family hydrogenase maturation endopeptidase — encoded protein: MKILVLGIGNILFGDEGIGPHLANLIDEKYQFESDEHSVEILDGGTLAQRLIPIITDYDHVLLIDCVSSIDGEIGDVFLFDFNDVPECITWNGSAHEVEMLQTLQMIEMMGDLPPTKIVGVIPFVIGENSTFTMTPEVLKAGLTMENAIIKYIEDFGFKASIKKEITLAEVAPNTYLKGAL
- the cybH gene encoding Ni/Fe-hydrogenase, b-type cytochrome subunit, encoding MDTTVKIEEDSSKIVEQEIERELEFTAFYRWHHWIRVVSIVALMITGFYLASPFLTPEISAEPTIFTNAVFRTWHEIFGFIMISMFIGKTYYFFFSVKDKVEINSFKDVMNLENWMNQIGYYLLLSKHPKLSGAYNVIQLLAYVAFYFAISGLIITGLVLYVHSYHEFIGGLLYDPMRNLEVMLGGLAAVRELHHVLMWGIILFIVGHVYMVVFNAVNGKEGTVDSIFSGYRWIRKNKH
- a CDS encoding nickel-dependent hydrogenase large subunit translates to MAKRVIVDPITRIEGHLRAEVIVGDDGVVQDAFVSSTLWRGLEVIAKGRDPRNIPLMMQRICGVCTYSHYLKSTMAIEDALDIKVPYNAELVRTLMNAALFMHDHPVHFYHLHGVDWVDIVSALSADPAKASKLAFKYTNNPIGTGENELKKVQEKIGKFAKNPQGLGPFANAYWGHGTYRFTPEQNLIALSHYLKALEMQRTAAQLMAIFGAKQPHPQSLVVGGVTCVMDILNPAKMGEYMVKFQAMADFINNAYYPDIIMAAEMYKTEPSVMKPMGVKNFMAHEEFIIGRNEHLFNSGVIMNGDLSKVLEIDEDMITEEATHSWYKDDAPQHPYDGTTNPNYTGYVDGSSVGPDGKMVDSKLINQNEKYSWIKSPRYNGNPMEVGPLASILVGYASGNKKVVKVVGDFLAQTGVPAAALFSTLGRTAARMLQAKLVADNALIAFNNLIENLKVDQETCATYTIDKNKEYKGRGIGEVPRGMLSHWVRIKNGVIENYQAVVPSTWNAGPMDSKGAKGPYEADLIGLKIADLTQPLEIIRIIHSYDPCIACAVHVMDTKGKTLSEYKLDPLYAGCSV